Part of the Asterias rubens chromosome 20, eAstRub1.3, whole genome shotgun sequence genome, CAAAATGCTGCCTTACAAACTAGGGTAGCAATGCAAGGGTAGCAATGCATGGTCAGTGGTGTGTAACATGCAGTGAAATGTATCCAGGTAAAATCGAGGAGATAGGTGATCAagaaggttttttgtttgttttatacactttttcgacacaaaagaaattgtttgttgCATTGAGGAACCTGTGATAACCAACAAGGCCATTTTAAATTCACAGACcacttttaaagtcacctggaaaaagaattttttttctttcaaacataacaGTATATGCttatgtataatttttttagtaattgtttgtcacgatttatatgtttaaaaaatatatagagttgtttggggggctgactccgtctaccccttttgtgacgtcaatcgaggcagactttgcctgcaatgcgtatagtaaacacacgtgcaaagtacatgtacgtccaagtcgtgagttggtacgtttcaaaaagtgtttttctgcattcagcagcaatacacctggttggcattgccggaaaaaaccaaaaaaatctttttttgaaacgtacaaactcacgacttggtccgtacatgtactttgcaattgtgtttactctacgcattacaggcaaagtctgcctcgattgacgtcacgaacagcgccctctcgggtcggggtctactcttaaatttgtaaataacataagaactgattttttaaaaccttagttaactgtttattcacattccactcatcaaaacacatatattggtgacaaaagctttattttgaaaaaataccacttccaggtgactttaaacaataacccaaactttgatttttcagggACAATATGTTTGTGTATGTAAGTCACTTTAAATCTGCGATCTTATTTCTGTTCAACTACATACTCGGCAAGATGTTCAACATGTTATGTTAAATGCACAACTCTGAAAATGAAGTTGGTCAGAAAAAtgtaagtttgcttttctaaaaatacacatttcagCATTGTTTCTATGATTTTTAAGAGATAAggctttattattttagtaaaaacaagtgaaactaatttattttgtttgttgataagGAATGAAccaaattttgccaaacaagAACTCAGTTTGGGCTCCATTGGGCTTGGCTTAAGTGGTCGGACaaactgtaatgcgactaactgtaatgcgactaacCATGGTTTTGCCACGTAAtcctaaaagttcaagttgctgactaTTTATAAGTATCCCGTTGGATTTTGTTTAGAcacatcatttaaaaaatacattggGGTATtaagaaaaatgtaaaaatagaTATTTGCACCCCAAACAAAGGACATTGAAAACAAATGGGAAAACCTCCAATGAAGGGCTCGATAGCTCGATTGGTAATGCACCGTTAATGCAACCAGGAGggcacaggttcaaatcccgctctagcaaatttgtctttgtttgctTAAAGTGTTGctccacattttttttaaggattttaaATCTTAAATTTGTGACTCATCATTTCCTGGTAGTGAGTGCACTCCAAGAACATGTACACACCtaaagtaaaatacaaaagtaaatGTATAATAAACAAACCTGGTGTCTGTATCGGAGCTTGGAATACTTGACATTTGGTAGCTGCTAGAGCTTGAATTCCTCTCTTCCTCCTCGCTGTATGAATCAGGCTCCTCCTGTACTGGAGCTGGTGCAGGTGGTTCACGGCTCTCATTCTCAGTGAAAAGCTTCAACTGCGGTGCTTTGACAAGCTCACACTGAGTTCCTCTTGAATACTCTTTTCGTCGAAGAGTCTGAACACCTGAAAACATTTATGTGCTGTTTAGTTTAGAAAGACTTAACTCTCTTATGCACCAGTGCACGCTTGCGTGTAACTCCCATGTTTATCACTTCATACGGTTgaccaaaataaatacattaactGTCttgatatttatgaatgttaaTTTTTATGTACAGTGTGGttcatgtaaacaaaatgttctttCTTAGAAAACCTACCTTTATGTTGTACAGGAAACAGTTTGGGATTGGTCTGCGTATGCTTTGATCGATGGAAAACTGTCTTTCTTGTGGACGATATAGGAGGAAAGTACACTTCTTGGACAACATTCAGTTGGAGTATGATATTTGGGTGCATTAGCAGCAGACTTGGTGTTTCTTTTTCTGCAGGATCTGTGTCCTAATGagatacaaaatttaaaagtttgttaaatgctgatacaattatttttaattaaataaataaataaaatggtaCAAGAAACCCCCATGGGCATGGTGGGAGTGTTCTCTAACGCCCCATTACCATGTTTCAAtgaaagattatttttttcacaaatggTATTACAGATGAAAAAAACAGTATGCTTACAAAAGTAATAAGACTAACAGGATTACACTACATTTATTATTAGATTTACTCACATCGACTACTTCCATGTCTGGATCAATGCTTTCTACGGCTACCGTCATGTCTTCCGCAAGTCGTTGATCATACTCTTCTTCCACTTGATGAAGTAGCTGTAAAAAGGATAATATTACTATTAAATAGGCTATTTTACGGAGCCCGGGAAGGGAcagtggaaagaaaaaaatatgcagtggctaattcgttcgcacggtttagtaatccgttcgaacgaattaataatccgttcgcacggtttagtaatccgttcgaacgaattaataatccgttcgcacggtttagtaatccgttcgaacgaattaataatccgttcgcacggtttagttatccgttcgaacgaattagcaatccgtttgaacgaattagtaatccgttcgcacggtttaataatccgttcgaacgaattagtaatccgttcgaacgaattagcaattcgttcgaacgaattagtaatgcgttcgcacggtttaactAAGGCATGAAATGGCGCTGCACGCATGCGTAAGCGATCCCCTCACAACAACACTTTGCTTCAAGATGGCGGAGGGCAGCGACGCAAGTAAACCTGACGTATCTGATGATGACCGTGTTGGTAAGTTTTTCAATCTTGATCAGTATGATTGGATACAGATACATTGTTAATTGAAACTTAATAGGTCTCATATAGACTATATAGAGTTGTCGGTAGTGTGTATAGTTGTTTTGATTCAGGGTAATGTAATTATCACTTTGGTCTGTGTAAAACACCTACGAATTTTAATGTTACTTACTTTTGTACGTATATGCCCTTTAGTATTGACTGGCACTGGCCACAAGATCACActatcataattattataacaattGAATGTGGGTCTAAAAAAGCTTGTGGTTGACTCTTTTGACGGCAAAAGGGTGACATAGTTGACGGGTATGGCGGGAGAGAATGCGCTGTTTTACAAAACAGTGTCATGTCTATGTAACGATTTACAGAACAAATGACTCCATTAGTATTAATAGAGCGAGCGAGAAATTATTCCCAAATACGCGAGTtacttgttgtttgttgtttgttagattgttggttttttttttttttttttttttttttttttttttatgtgttttttcgggggggggggggggttctgcaTAATGGAGACTCATTAGATGACCAAACTTACTGAGCCATCTACTTCTCATCCCTACCTTCCCAATGAAGGCTTCTTTTGATTATGCTATTTAGAAAGAGAGTACATACATTTCCCTTTATTTATGTGCCACCATAACGTTGGATTTATGCTCCATTCCTTCTCAAAGAAATAGCACTTTACatctttatatttattttgtttctattaGGTCTTTTGAGCAAAGTCTAACGGCATCCCCTAACAGCTTCAATAGTCTACCAGCATCAGAATTCATCAAATAGTCTGTGCCATTCTCAACCACAAGAACGAACATGACCAACCGAAACAAACTGATAGAGATATATTTTCACCTTGGCCTGGAGTATAAGGATATTGTAAATATTCTTAttgcaaaacacaaaatactttTAAGTGAAAGAACTTTGAAGAGGACCTTACAGAGACAAGGGCTTTTTCGTCGGAAAAATTATACCAATCTTCAAGAAGTGGTTGCTTTCATAAGACGAGAACTCCAAGGGTCAGGTTCTTGTCATGGATACAGATGGATGTTTGAAAAATGCAAATTGAATGGTCTAAATGTAAGAAAAGAACACGTCAGGGTTATCTTGTCTTTGGTCGATCCTATTGGAACGGAAATGCGGCGTGCAAGAAGACTATCAAGACGGTCCTACTTCTCAAAGGGACCAAATTATATATGGCACATGGACTCCTATGACAAGTTGCGTCCCTTCGGTCTGTGCATTAATGGATGCATTGACGGGTTTGCAAGAAAACTATGCTGGCTCAATGCGTACAGGACCAGCAGTGATCCAAGAGTTATCGGCGGTTACTTCGTTGAAACTGTAAAAAGTCTTCAAGGCTGTCCTAGAATTGTAAGAGCAGACCGTGGGACAGAGAACTGCTATGTACGGGAATTCCAGAGATTCTTACGGCGTAATGGAAGTGATGCCTTTGCAGAAGAAAGGAGTTTCATGTACGGTTCAAGCAACCACAATCAACGGATCGAAAGTTTTTGGGGATTTTTGAGGAAAGAATGCATTGAGTTCTGGCTAGAATTTTTCCATGGAATGAAGAACGAGGGATACTTTGATGGCACCTTTCTTGACGTGAACCTAGTTCTCTTCTGTTTCCTCGGCCTAATCCAGGTACACGTTTTATACTGCTTGTGTTgctctttcttttcttgttttccttatttttatgacaatttGTCAATTTCAAACGTGAGTAGGTCTCATGATGACAAACTTGGTGTTTTATAGTTGAAAGTTTTCGAGTCAGTAATATTTCATATGTGTGTGCAAatctatttttattataattatctttttaacactttttataatttattattactatttttttcagGATGAACTTGACCGGACAGCTGATGTGTGGAATACGCATATCATTTCCCCATCCAAGAATGAAAATGTACCACACGGCCGACCAAATGTTATGTATTTCGTGCCAGAATTATATAACACTAAAAACTACACACAGGGGATCACTCAAGATGATTTAGACGAATGTGAGGAAGAATGTATCTTCCGAGGATCGATTCCATGCGATGAGGACGTCTTCCGTCTttgcagttttatcatggcaAAGAGACACCTTACTTTGTCACATGATGCCTACAGTGGACTTGAATTGTACCTCGTTCTGAGAGAGGTATTGTCAGTATTAAATGAATAACATTTATTACAATCTTCAGATTAGTGAAAATACTAAATGAACATAATTGGATCTAGCAAAACATGGGATAAACCAACCCACCTCTGCCTTCCACGTCCTATGTACGATTATGTTACTATACCAAAaccctggcccaatttcatggctctgtttaccgtaagcaacGAATCGGCGATTATGGAAGCAGTGTTTATCACAGATTAGCACGAAAATGTTTCTTgggcgcgtgcgtacttcacgtttcacaggcattctttgcttaaacTAGCGCCGAAATTCAGCATTTTCactgtaagcgaagaatggagatcacaagcacagaattctgcggtaagaaaagccatgaaattgggccaagatctTGGAGTGTTTGACTGTGGTCTTAGAGCTGCAAACCAGCATTCTGCCTTCTCTGTCAAAGCTTTTGACATGAATACTTCAAAATAATACACACACAACTCTTTCAAATTAAAAGTGCATGTGGGCTTGAAGTGCAAGTACAAAATACATTTAGCGCGTTTTTATTAAAGATCTAATTTAGTTACGGTCAATATACTGTTTAAAAAGTAAGTATAAATCATACACTTGTGAATAAAGTCTAAAGTGTATACGTTATCGAAAAGCTGAAGAAGAGATCGTCGTTTCATTTCAAGCCGATTGTCTAAAATTAATAAAGTAGGCCGCCATGTGTTGTTAAGCAAGTGATGAATGCTCAATATTGAGCCACTTCGCCAATAATGTGCAAACTGACAACAGTTTTTAAGACGCCGTTTAAGTATAAGAATGACAAGTAATAAGTTCTTGGCGAATTGATGTGTTcttttttattgaaacaaaCGGCAAGTAAACACTAACAATGGAATACAGAAAACAGATTAACAAAATAGTgtaaacatcttttaaaaagtgCATCGTGGCAAAATGTTCAACAAATTAATTGCCGTGAATGTATGCCATTCAGACAAGATCAGGGCCaaattatttcatagagctgcttaagcaggtaATTTTGCTTACAATGTGTgattagcaaaaatgagcaggcaTTAAGAAatggtgcatgtgacatggtattttggctggttaccttattctggtaagcataattttgttgtgcttagcttcttttctgcttaagcagctctatgaaattgggccctgtcagCATGACAACTCAATGGTAAGGCTATAGTTTTATTAGGACAGTTACAAATGTATAATACAAACGTGTTTCTTTATACACCGTTTAAAAGTGGCGCACAGGATGTCTTgctaaacaatgtttttatttttatgttttatttatatgtaaACTTAGGATCtgacatttaaatttgtatcattAGTTAGTTTGTCAGACAGAAAATGTGCTCGTTAtataatacccccccccccaaccaccaccaccaccatctGTTTACTTTACCACCACCACGGTAACAAAGTTAGCTTTTCCCCCTTGCaaactgttattattttttttgttttcatttgtaaaaATGACATTATTGCCTGTgtgtttgttggggggggggggtggtgcttaaaggaacactatgccttggatcgggatcgggtgagttggtcaataaaaagcgtttgtaactgtttgttataaaatgcataggcctatgttagaaagatgttagtaaagtagaatacagtgatccacacaaaattatgtctcgaaattgcgcggttttccttttactttgcgaactaacacgatcggccattttgtgaatttgactccacaaaatggccgaccgtgttagttcacgatgtaaaaggaaaaccacgcaatttcgaggcctatttgtgtggatcactgtattctacttttaaaatgtctttctagccataatatgcattttataacaaccggttacaaacgctttttattgaccaactcgcccgatccaaggcaacgtgttcctttaagttcccGCAATGGGTGCGCCATTTGGTGTGACCATCTTAGTTATAGAGAGTTTGAAATATTGGAATGAAATtcaagtttttgttggaaatatcagaaaatattttcaaagtaaTTCTAGCTAGGAAAAAAACAgacttgaaataattattaacttaaaaatatgTTCTTTCTATAGGTTCCTTTCACTATAGATACGCCAACAAATCATAAATGTCCCGGGAGAAACACAAAGTGATATACTgttaaaactcttaaaaactACAAGAAAACTGCAACACTTATATAACACTTAAACTGTATAAAATGCTTTCAAAACGATTTATACTACCCCTACAGCAGCTCAGAAATGTTTGATACTTTCATTTTACTTGTCTAATTTGTGTATGTAGGTTTTGACGATTTTATGTTGTGTGCATTAATAAAGTCGTATAATGTACTTTAACTGCTGAACCACCGTTTGCGTCACTGGCTGGGAAAATACTTTCCAGGCTAGGCCTATGATTTGTTGTTAtcaatacttttaaaaatatacatCATCAACTGtttagaataaagaaagaacaattaaatgttttcacatGCCCGAAtttgtaaggggggggggttggtctTTACAATTAGTGTTATGAACACGCAAGCATGACTCGTTCAATTTGTTTAACAACCATTAAATTGTAATGTATCTTTGCATAAATGTCAACCGTTTTTCAGTTGTCTATCGATTTCTTTGTCGAGTATAAAAAACAACACGTAACTGTCTATCTACAATGaagcatttttcttcttctttgtacacaaatatcagttatttttatcaaacctttttgtttttcatccaTTCCCAGTCATTCTTCATGAAGAACTACCTTTAGATAACAGTAATAAGAGCACTCCCTGCAAATCAGTTATAAGCTTTTATTTTTCTAAATAATAAGGGGCTTAGACTGCTGGATCGGAAACTTAGATTGGTACACAGTGCATATCAtgcaaccacaaaaaaaaagatacataagctttcaaataaaattaggaaaaataattatttctcaaCTGAGAAAAGTATTTGTGTCTTCCATCCATTTCTGTGACACTAAATTGACCTATGACCTAAACAGCCTATGATTGTTCCAATGGTAATAATGGTCAAACTATGGTAACATAAACTGTTAATGAATTTGCACTGTGCATGAACTATGGACACACTGTGAATTGTGCCGAATTGAACATTATGGTTTAGAGAACTTCTTATATGAACACGATGGAAGACACTGacgcatttaaaaaaaaaggagtaaaaTAGAGTTGAGCATAAAACCTAAATGCATATATTATTACAATGGCTACTTTACTTTATCTCATGCTTACTGATTTATACGATATCCATTACCCATACTTTTGAGTCAAGGAGCTCGGTTAATTCTTCTGCCAACTCTAAGTAGGAGCCATAGCTGTTGGGAAACTCAAGCACATAACCGCAGGTGTGTGCAACAGGAGTTCTTGAGAAGTCACTCAGTGGTTCTACAAACCTCACCTTAATAGATGATGCAATCAGGACATCTGCACCTGTTAGAAGAACGATTTTATCATCCATTACTCAAATACAGTGCACAACGTCTACTGAGTGTACAAATTGAAAAACTACATTTGAGAGACGCATATCAATGTTCAAGCAATCTTTTTGCAACatataattatcaaaataatgttaatgtACAATTAATCTTAAACCCCAGAAAATAACCGAGTAACGCAATAATAGAATGTACATCATGTAATATACCTtcatttttttaagtgaaacCTACGTGTACAACTGACTTTTCCTTCAGGTTAGACTACACTAACATGGAGTTTAAAATGTCATGTTAATGatttatttgaatttaaaaaagcaGAGTCAGTGTTTTCgtctaaataaaaaatgcagTACCTGTGCAAAATCTAAGAAACCTTAGAAGACGTTCCTCAGGGCATTGCCTTATGTATTTCTTCAAGAAAGTAGAGATGCTCTGCTCTTTTCGCTCGAGATGTTCCTCAAACTGCAGGATGGATGTCACTTTGTGGGGTGTGGGCTTTAGCTTGTTATACAACTCATCCAGACCCCCTTTTGGTAGTAGTTGTGTCAAACGTTGTTTGAGAGGAACCCGCCAGCAATCTGATATGTATGCAGTATCCTGGATCAGTTCTTTATGAGCCACTTCTGACAAGATTGTTTTGAAGTTGTCCTCACGTACGCAGGGTTTCACCTCATGGGAATCCAGCATATCCAAAAATTCGTCATCCTCACTAACACTCTGAAAATCTGTAAGAGCTTGCTCAATGATCTTTTTCTCGTGGTCCGGAATAAACTGCAAGAATGTCTTTACAAGCTCGTCTTCCTGTGTTTTATGTCCAAAACAATGATTCATGAATGGTTTTGCAAGTTTGATGGGGAAATAACCCACTGTTTTATACCCAATAATCATAAATCATAACATATTTCCACGTTTCTTTCATGTCATGTCGGGTTACTGGAACTGTTATGATACTTCCTGTTGCACATTTCTTGTTGAATGTTTCCCAGTATTCGGCGAGAGCGTCTCTGAAGACCCCCCCATTATCTTCCCCTTTTTCAACAGTTCCATTAGGTAGAATCATCTCGACTTCAATAACGGCATCATTCGATGATACTGTGCCGTTTTTGACAGCATTGTTTAGTTCTACAAAAACCTGACCCCGATGGAGTTTGattctttgaattttgtttcctgGTGTTGAGGTATTCCTCTCGCTGGAAGAAGGACGAACGTTTTCAAGGTTGTCACTGAGGAAATCTGCATGTTGAGacaaaacattaagaaattTCTTTATTACAAACATCAAAAAGTAAATActtatttagttttaattttaatgtgagattttatcacaattttaaGTCATGGTTTGAACCATTGCaatgcacacaaaataatgcgGTCCACTGGACTGCAGGTGTCCTTTGGAtatgttataattattaattaaagtCTGTTAGCCCTGATGTTGATTCCAGCTTGCCCAAACAAGATTTGGTATCTGGCgaaacttcaaaacaaaatttaattgaaGCTGTGGCAAAACGTCAAAACTTTGTGTCTTGTGTCTCCAATGACTCAGAGTATAAAAGGTAACGGTGTATCACCACGGTTGACaatacattttataaattgCAACAGCCAAAAGTATACTAGCCTTACTATGAATGTCCTCATACAACAGTGAAACAATTTCACCAGTATTTTGTATAGCAACATGGGTAATACATAATTATGGTAATGCTATGTTCTGAAAGCCACTGGGGAAGACTTGTCACTACCTGGAACGGCCCAGTGCATATGAACAACAAATTTGTGGAGTGCTTGATAACACCTTTACACAATGACTACACACGTGTTTACCTCAACATGGGTGACATTTAGCTATTTTATCATCACGCTAAATTATTTATGCacataaatatatattagcagAAATGAAAATGACTTTTGTGAAGGAGAAATCTTCAGATCCGACCAAAGTTTTGAGGAGGATTTTGGGTATGTTGTGATATGCTTACTCTCATAACCTTTTTGCCgtcatacacaacacacaagccTTTTCAGGCCCATAGTTTTTATAATCGTAACTATCCTGTGGCCGGTGCCAGTCAATGCAAAGTGGCCTACTTGCATTATGTAACATAACATTCttacctgcagccgatttcacgaaacactaggatttaTCCTATCTCGAATTGGGGCGATtgactcgtccttacttaggattaatcttaaggtttgcatgtttcagtgcaaggctgggactcgtcctaagtcctaagattaatcccaagttaggaagagtttggtggaaTCGATGGCTGGTCTGATACAGAGACCAGTAAACCAGAGTGATAATGACGTTACCCTGAATTATAACAAATATACACCTATACCGACAACTCTATGTAATCTCTACGGGACCTTTTAAGTGTCCAACCTTGTCTTTTCAATTAGCAATGCATCTGTTGACAAACTTACCAACACGGTCATCATCAGAGTCAGAACTTGTGTCGCGGCCCTCCGCCATCTTGAAGCAAAGTGTTGTTATGAGGGGATCGCTTACGCATGCGTGCAGCGCCATTTCATGCTTTGGCTAAACCGTGcaaacggattgctaattcgttcgaacggattgctaattcgttTGAACGGATTATTAATCCGTGCGAACGGTTTACTatttcgttcgaacggattactaaaccgtgcgaacggattactaaactgtgcgaacggattattaattcgttcgaacggattactaaaccgtgcgaacggattattaattcgttcgaacggattactaaaccgtgcgaacggattattaattcgttcgaacggattactaaaccgtgcgaacgaattagcccctgcatatttttttctttccactgTCCCTTCCCGGGCTTAGTACTATTTAGCAAATTCTGAGTAATATAATGATTAATTAAGTGTACAGTTAACTGATCTGGTACAAGGAGGTAAAAGTTTCCGTAtagcaccaccactttttcatttgatatgaataTAGTATCAAATTTACCTtcatgagatatccctttttgtagaattgagtgaaaaagtggtggcgccatacagaacgTTATCATTGAAGTCAATTATTTATtctcttataattattattaatgctgTTCGAGGACAAAAAATTATGGTCCAAAATCAATTCAAGCAAACCTCAAGCTGAATGAAGTCCATGGcattgactttaaaaaaaatcgaaaacaatttcagataaatttttgtattaattactGTTAAATTTACAACCACATGGAAACTTTCCCCCATGACCATGATTATGAATAATTGGACAAACGAAATCGGTGGTTTGTACATACCCTTGCTCTTTCCCTTTTGAGGTATGCTCCCCCAGAGCGCTCGGCTACCGAATCTGCGGTGCGTGTGCTGGGGCCGGGCTCATCCGACTGCGTCTGCACGTCGGCGGACGTCAAAGGAATTCCCGTTGAAGTACTCGGTGTCGGACGTTGATGCATGACCGATACTGTTGGTGCTTTGATGCTTGGGACAGACCCAACTTCAAGTCTGAACCGAAATGGCAAGCACAGACTTCGCTTCATCTTAAGTGTTTCATCAATACAATCATCGGTGAAGTGTGCTGAGCAGACAAAAGATGAACTACCAAGTGTGAAGTCGGAACGTGTATTGTTGAGGAAACGAACCCATGCTCGCTGTGTTGCACTATCTTTGGGAAACAACAACCAAAATACTTCGGGATTTTTCAGTATATTACATGTGCACCCGCCTACAACACACGATTTGGGCATTTTGATAGTATTGGCACTAAACTTTGATACACAAATCGAAGATTAAATGGTACTAAACTTGGATACAACCAGACTATAAAATTGTGAAGCTCGCATCCCTACGGCGAAAACACAGCATACACACACATGTTGAAGCTCCTACTGTACTTCCGCATCACGTGACTCGATCTCCTTTATGACGTTTTTGGGGTCACTTGCATATCATTATCATAATGTCCTACTTTAACGTTATGGGGCGGAGGGGGTCATGTGAGTGCTAGGGTTGTCATTTCTTTTTCCAGTTCAA contains:
- the LOC117303614 gene encoding uncharacterized protein LOC117303614; this encodes MTNRNKLIEIYFHLGLEYKDIVNILIAKHKILLSERTLKRTLQRQGLFRRKNYTNLQEVVAFIRRELQGSGSCHGYRWMFEKCKLNGLNVRKEHVRVILSLVDPIGTEMRRARRLSRRSYFSKGPNYIWHMDSYDKLRPFGLCINGCIDGFARKLCWLNAYRTSSDPRVIGGYFVETVKSLQGCPRIVRADRGTENCYVREFQRFLRRNGSDAFAEERSFMYGSSNHNQRIESFWGFLRKECIEFWLEFFHGMKNEGYFDGTFLDVNLVLFCFLGLIQDELDRTADVWNTHIISPSKNENVPHGRPNVMYFVPELYNTKNYTQGITQDDLDECEEECIFRGSIPCDEDVFRLCSFIMAKRHLTLSHDAYSGLELYLVLREVLSVLNE
- the LOC117303615 gene encoding uncharacterized protein LOC117303615 — its product is MPKSCVVGGCTCNILKNPEVFWLLFPKDSATQRAWVRFLNNTRSDFTLGSSSFVCSAHFTDDCIDETLKMKRSLCLPFRFRLEVGSVPSIKAPTVSVMHQRPTPSTSTGIPLTSADVQTQSDEPGPSTRTADSVAERSGGAYLKRERARLLHQVEEEYDQRLAEDMTVAVESIDPDMEVVDDTDPAEKETPSLLLMHPNIILQLNVVQEVYFPPISSTRKTVFHRSKHTQTNPKLFPVQHKGVQTLRRKEYSRGTQCELVKAPQLKLFTENESREPPAPAPVQEEPDSYSEEEERNSSSSSYQMSSIPSSDTDTRPCACSHRHDSPSTIPDCQPSHQCFTPKTKTTKLSFSLSSTKL
- the LOC117303616 gene encoding uncharacterized protein LOC117303616, whose amino-acid sequence is MNHCFGHKTQEDELVKTFLQFIPDHEKKIIEQALTDFQSVSEDDEFLDMLDSHEVKPCVREDNFKTILSEVAHKELIQDTAYISDCWRVPLKQRLTQLLPKGGLDELYNKLKPTPHKVTSILQFEEHLERKEQSISTFLKKYIRQCPEERLLRFLRFCTGADVLIASSIKVRFVEPLSDFSRTPVAHTCGYVLEFPNSYGSYLELAEELTELLDSKVWVMDIV